In Leptolyngbya sp. SIO1E4, one DNA window encodes the following:
- a CDS encoding serine hydrolase — MFNWEGLRAESAASNSPLTALLQAFYADQRSTLESNHTLSGLSSLSSRSGNSASGPTYGTEDWDFLTGSDQKDQLYGRGGSDFLSGAAGDDTLFGNQDSDLLWGGNGHDFLNGGEAADGLIGAAGDDTLIGGSGDDWLWGGRGQDTLKGGSGEDVLWGEAGQDRLDGGTGQDILNGGRGSDILIDSDGGDTLTGGQGTDEFWLGDGNLGATLITDFQIGRDRLKFLQMGLTFDDLTRIDSEAGAVIKFRDTELAVLAGVRAYQLTDENFIWGKTEAASGLQAAINTVLAATDLPGATVSVTAPDGTFWRGAGGVSDLSQDTQMQVADRFQIGSITKPMVATVVLQLMQEGRLTLEDTLTDWLPTSITDNLANSDRINIRQLLNHTSGIADFANPLQQALFADNSLGLEPRTNAEILTRYVYEQPPFSPPGETHYYSNTNYLLLGEIIETATDSTLADLLQARIFEPLGMKNSVFSPQAPVPGGYTRGYLDAESNGMPSLDVSALNPAFDGDGGHAGVVSTAEEVARFAQGLFTGELLAPETLKQMTTDLVPSDDDTFYGLGINWTPQGYTALFHGGSWLGWSSQMVYFPEQNTTVSIMTNMQSRLEPRPSNQMFEAIASSLIDNFQDDFVDAS, encoded by the coding sequence ATGTTTAATTGGGAAGGATTACGCGCTGAGTCTGCCGCTTCAAATTCACCGCTCACAGCATTACTCCAGGCATTTTACGCGGATCAAAGATCAACCCTAGAGAGCAATCACACCCTCAGCGGGCTCTCTTCTCTCAGTTCCCGCAGTGGCAACAGCGCTTCAGGCCCCACCTATGGGACAGAGGATTGGGACTTCCTAACAGGCAGTGACCAAAAAGACCAGCTGTACGGACGGGGGGGGAGCGACTTTTTATCTGGGGCAGCTGGAGATGACACGCTCTTTGGGAATCAGGACAGCGATTTGCTCTGGGGCGGAAACGGTCACGACTTCCTCAATGGGGGTGAGGCGGCAGACGGGCTCATCGGGGCTGCGGGTGACGATACCTTGATTGGCGGATCCGGCGACGATTGGCTTTGGGGCGGGCGTGGACAAGACACTCTGAAAGGGGGGTCTGGGGAGGATGTGCTGTGGGGGGAAGCAGGCCAGGATCGATTGGATGGCGGCACGGGTCAAGACATCCTCAACGGGGGACGCGGCAGCGATATCCTAATTGACTCGGATGGCGGCGATACCCTCACAGGGGGGCAAGGAACAGACGAATTTTGGCTTGGCGATGGAAACCTTGGCGCAACGCTGATCACCGACTTCCAGATTGGGCGCGATCGCCTCAAATTTTTACAGATGGGCCTGACCTTTGATGACCTGACCCGAATCGATAGCGAAGCCGGTGCTGTGATTAAGTTTCGAGACACCGAATTAGCGGTGTTAGCAGGGGTTAGGGCTTATCAACTGACAGACGAGAACTTTATCTGGGGCAAGACAGAAGCGGCAAGTGGTTTGCAGGCTGCCATCAATACAGTCTTGGCAGCAACAGACCTGCCTGGAGCGACGGTGTCTGTAACAGCCCCTGATGGCACTTTCTGGAGAGGTGCAGGCGGGGTCTCAGATCTGTCTCAAGACACACAGATGCAAGTGGCTGACCGCTTCCAGATTGGCAGTATCACCAAACCGATGGTGGCCACGGTTGTCTTACAGCTCATGCAAGAAGGTCGATTAACCCTGGAAGATACCCTGACAGACTGGCTGCCGACATCCATTACCGACAACTTAGCGAATAGCGATCGCATTAATATCCGCCAACTGCTCAACCACACCAGTGGAATTGCAGATTTTGCCAACCCGCTGCAACAAGCACTCTTTGCTGACAATTCCTTGGGATTAGAGCCTCGAACCAATGCCGAAATTTTGACTCGATATGTGTATGAGCAGCCCCCCTTCTCACCGCCAGGGGAAACTCATTACTACAGCAATACAAACTATCTCTTGTTGGGAGAAATCATTGAAACGGCAACCGATTCAACGCTTGCTGACCTACTCCAGGCCCGTATTTTTGAACCACTCGGCATGAAAAATAGCGTCTTCTCACCCCAAGCGCCAGTACCTGGCGGCTATACCCGTGGCTACTTGGATGCTGAAAGCAATGGCATGCCAAGCCTTGACGTGAGTGCCCTCAACCCAGCCTTTGACGGAGACGGTGGCCACGCCGGGGTCGTCTCAACAGCCGAGGAGGTAGCCCGCTTTGCTCAAGGGCTGTTTACAGGAGAATTATTAGCGCCTGAAACCCTCAAGCAAATGACAACGGATTTGGTTCCAAGCGATGACGACACGTTTTATGGATTAGGCATCAATTGGACGCCCCAGGGCTATACGGCTCTCTTTCACGGTGGTAGCTGGCTGGGTTGGTCTAGCCAGATGGTTTATTTCCCTGAGCAAAACACAACCGTGTCAATCATGACAAATATGCAGAGCCGTCTCGAGCCACGGCCAAGTAATCAAATGTTTGAGGCGATCGCCTCAAGTCTGATAGATAACTTTCAAGACGATTTTGTAGACGCTTCCTGA
- the carA gene encoding glutamine-hydrolyzing carbamoyl-phosphate synthase small subunit gives MFPDNRAPALLVLADGSVYRGWAFGAPGTVMGEVVFNTGMTGYQEVLTDPSYYGQIVTFTYPELGNTGVNPEDEESERPHIRGAIARNICEHPNNWRLTQTLSDYLKQHDIPGIFGIDTRNLTRKLRSVGVMNGAISTEVLDSDELLRQLQDTPSMAGLNLVSEVTTPEPYEWETVTDGPWECFPEADEATGSPLTVVAIDFGIKRNILRRLTRYGCRVIVVPADTPADTILSYQPDGIFLSNGPGDPAAVAEAPPIIQSLLENQIPTFGICMGHQILGLSLGAKTFKLKFGHRGLNQPCGLTHRVEITSQNHGFALDADSIPDADVEITHLNLNDRTVAGMRHKTLPLFSVQYHPEASPGPHDADYLFREFVALMRQQPSTSVSASTGSR, from the coding sequence ATGTTTCCTGACAACCGTGCCCCCGCTTTATTGGTATTAGCTGATGGGTCTGTTTACCGGGGGTGGGCTTTTGGTGCCCCAGGAACGGTTATGGGAGAGGTTGTTTTTAATACCGGGATGACGGGGTATCAGGAGGTTCTGACGGATCCTAGCTATTACGGGCAAATTGTTACGTTTACGTATCCTGAACTGGGTAACACCGGGGTCAACCCCGAAGATGAAGAATCCGAAAGACCGCATATTCGAGGGGCGATCGCACGCAATATTTGTGAGCACCCCAACAACTGGCGCCTGACGCAAACCCTATCAGACTATCTCAAGCAGCACGACATTCCAGGCATTTTCGGCATTGATACCCGCAACTTAACCCGCAAGCTCCGTAGCGTTGGTGTGATGAATGGAGCCATTTCAACGGAGGTGCTAGATTCTGATGAGCTGCTGCGGCAGCTGCAAGACACCCCGAGTATGGCCGGGTTGAATTTGGTGAGTGAAGTCACCACCCCTGAACCTTACGAATGGGAGACAGTTACCGATGGCCCCTGGGAGTGTTTCCCAGAGGCAGACGAAGCAACGGGTTCACCCCTGACGGTTGTTGCCATCGACTTCGGCATCAAACGGAATATTTTGCGGCGGCTTACCCGCTACGGTTGCCGGGTAATTGTGGTTCCTGCTGATACCCCTGCGGATACTATTTTGAGCTATCAACCCGACGGCATCTTTCTTTCTAATGGGCCTGGAGACCCGGCTGCCGTTGCCGAAGCTCCGCCGATCATCCAATCCCTGTTAGAAAACCAAATCCCCACCTTTGGTATCTGTATGGGGCACCAGATTTTAGGGCTCTCTCTCGGGGCCAAGACCTTCAAGCTCAAGTTTGGACACCGGGGGCTCAATCAGCCCTGTGGCTTGACGCATCGGGTAGAGATTACGAGCCAAAATCACGGTTTTGCACTGGATGCCGACTCTATCCCTGATGCCGATGTTGAGATTACCCATCTCAATTTGAACGATCGCACTGTTGCCGGTATGCGACACAAAACCCTGCCTCTCTTCTCGGTGCAATACCACCCAGAAGCCAGTCCTGGCCCCCATGATGCCGATTACCTCTTTCGGGAATTCGTTGCCCTGATGCGTCAACAGCCCTCTACATCTGTTTCTGCCTCTACTGGGTCTAGATAG
- a CDS encoding retroviral-like aspartic protease family protein yields MLETTPDDQPAAQAEAAETEAAETEETTDTDATDNAEAAQESETAEALASPQRDFFREAVNRAQSAVAIGQSAQSQDDWTLAESRWKQAVLLMQQVPTSDPNHTTAQQKVQEYQQNASQAARRASGEVAPAGATVANTSRPDGLVAQIPIVNRMGGTPVVSVTLTGNSTTQQFRMLFDTGATFTLITPAMAREIGVLIVDEATVTVADGRRVQMPIGYVDTLEVGGLVVRDLLVGIGGDVALLGQDVYGPYGISAGGSSINLYE; encoded by the coding sequence ATGTTAGAGACAACACCAGATGATCAGCCTGCTGCCCAAGCAGAGGCTGCCGAGACCGAAGCGGCTGAAACCGAGGAAACAACAGACACTGACGCTACAGATAACGCTGAGGCAGCCCAAGAGTCTGAGACTGCTGAGGCACTGGCCTCACCCCAGCGAGACTTTTTCCGAGAAGCCGTTAACCGGGCCCAGAGCGCTGTGGCTATTGGCCAGTCAGCACAATCCCAAGATGACTGGACGCTCGCTGAGAGTCGGTGGAAACAGGCGGTTTTGTTGATGCAGCAAGTTCCCACCTCAGACCCTAACCACACCACAGCCCAGCAAAAAGTACAGGAATATCAACAAAACGCCTCTCAAGCCGCTCGTAGAGCTTCAGGAGAGGTAGCGCCAGCTGGGGCTACCGTAGCCAATACCAGCCGCCCAGATGGGTTAGTGGCTCAAATTCCCATCGTTAACCGCATGGGGGGAACCCCCGTTGTCTCTGTCACCCTGACCGGGAATAGTACGACCCAGCAGTTCCGCATGCTGTTTGATACCGGTGCCACTTTCACACTGATTACCCCTGCGATGGCACGGGAGATTGGGGTTCTGATTGTAGATGAGGCCACGGTAACCGTAGCCGATGGGCGGCGCGTACAAATGCCCATTGGTTATGTAGATACTTTGGAAGTAGGGGGGCTCGTTGTCCGAGATCTTTTGGTTGGGATTGGCGGCGACGTTGCCCTCTTAGGGCAAGACGTGTACGGCCCCTACGGAATTTCTGCTGGGGGTAGCAGCATCAACCTCTACGAGTAA
- the trpD gene encoding anthranilate phosphoribosyltransferase: MPPLIAVTTAIADVPTYDWSALLQQLIDQQSLTMSEAEALMQGWLTEAIPPVLSGAILAAIQAKGVSADELAGMARVLQAQSLGGATADSDMPVPMIDTCGTGGDGSHTFNISTAVAFVAAAAGVAVAKHGNRSASSKVGSADVLEALGVNLSAAPEQVKAAVKEVGITFLFARGWHPAMKAVAPLRGTLKVRTVFNLLGPLVNPLRPTGQVIGVFDPAVITPMAQALNQLEMPQAIVLHGRERLDEAGLGDSTDLALLDQGQVQPLVLDPRQFGLTAADKAALRGGEVAENAAILQGVLQGKGSPAQRDVVALNAALALKVANIAQGDTFTAAIANGIDQARDILNSGAAWEKLEALVKFLQS, from the coding sequence ATCCCCCCATTAATTGCCGTGACTACCGCGATCGCAGACGTGCCGACCTATGACTGGTCAGCCCTCCTTCAGCAGCTCATCGACCAGCAATCCTTGACAATGTCTGAGGCAGAAGCCTTGATGCAGGGATGGCTTACGGAAGCGATTCCCCCTGTGCTGTCGGGGGCAATTTTGGCAGCCATTCAGGCCAAAGGAGTCTCTGCTGATGAACTCGCCGGTATGGCGCGGGTTTTGCAGGCGCAGTCTTTAGGGGGGGCCACCGCAGATTCTGATATGCCCGTCCCCATGATTGATACGTGCGGCACCGGTGGAGACGGCTCACATACCTTCAATATTTCCACAGCCGTTGCCTTCGTTGCGGCGGCCGCTGGCGTCGCGGTTGCCAAACACGGTAATCGCTCTGCATCTAGTAAGGTTGGTTCTGCAGATGTTCTAGAAGCATTGGGGGTCAATCTGAGTGCTGCTCCAGAGCAGGTCAAGGCAGCCGTCAAAGAAGTTGGCATCACGTTTTTGTTCGCCCGGGGCTGGCACCCGGCGATGAAAGCGGTGGCACCATTGCGGGGAACCTTGAAAGTGCGTACCGTGTTCAATTTGCTGGGGCCATTGGTCAATCCTCTGCGCCCAACGGGGCAGGTGATTGGAGTGTTTGATCCGGCGGTGATTACTCCCATGGCCCAAGCCCTCAATCAGCTTGAGATGCCCCAGGCAATTGTGCTGCATGGTCGTGAGCGGCTGGATGAAGCTGGTTTGGGGGATAGCACCGATTTGGCTCTTTTGGATCAGGGGCAAGTTCAGCCTCTGGTATTAGACCCCCGGCAGTTTGGCCTGACTGCAGCCGATAAGGCAGCTTTGCGCGGGGGAGAAGTTGCAGAAAATGCAGCGATTTTGCAGGGGGTGCTGCAGGGCAAAGGCTCCCCGGCCCAGCGAGATGTGGTGGCGCTGAATGCTGCTCTGGCTTTAAAGGTTGCCAATATTGCCCAGGGCGATACCTTTACAGCCGCGATCGCAAACGGGATTGACCAGGCCCGTGACATTCTCAACAGCGGGGCTGCCTGGGAAAAGCTAGAAGCTTTGGTGAAATTCTTGCAGTCTTAA
- a CDS encoding YggT family protein, translating to MGSSVLGMFAQAFAIFLNIYFVLLIIRILLSWFPNVDWFSQPFATLSQLTDPYLNLFRSLIPPLGGIDFSPILAFLVLRIVADGANQVATTIAMSAF from the coding sequence ATGGGTTCTTCCGTTTTAGGAATGTTCGCACAGGCATTCGCAATTTTCCTTAATATCTACTTTGTTTTGTTAATCATCCGTATTCTGCTGAGCTGGTTTCCCAATGTGGATTGGTTCAGTCAGCCTTTCGCAACATTGAGCCAGCTGACCGATCCTTACCTGAATCTTTTCCGCTCCCTCATTCCTCCCCTGGGCGGCATTGATTTTTCTCCTATCTTGGCTTTCTTGGTTTTGAGAATCGTTGCCGACGGTGCTAACCAAGTTGCAACAACGATTGCGATGTCTGCTTTTTAG
- a CDS encoding tetratricopeptide repeat protein: protein MEIRRDLAAENPRTYLPDVAMTLNNLAILQSDQNDVESAQANYEEALQSYRDLAAENPRIYLPDVAMTLNNLAVLQSDQNNVESAQANYEEALEIRRDLATENPRTYLPDVAATLNNLANLQKAQNNVESAQANYEEALEIRRDLAAENPRTYLPDVAKTLINLSIFYLQAVPDTDRSVGMAVEVLEIFQDFQEIPIVVRYAETAVRVLQANGVDISQQP, encoded by the coding sequence TTGGAGATCCGTCGCGACTTAGCGGCAGAGAACCCGCGGACCTATTTGCCGGATGTGGCGATGACGTTGAACAATTTGGCGATTTTGCAATCGGATCAAAATGATGTAGAGAGTGCCCAGGCGAACTATGAAGAAGCGTTGCAGAGTTATCGCGACTTAGCGGCAGAGAACCCGCGGATCTATTTGCCGGATGTGGCGATGACGTTGAACAATTTGGCGGTTTTGCAATCGGATCAAAATAACGTAGAGAGTGCCCAGGCAAACTATGAAGAAGCGTTGGAGATCCGTCGCGACTTAGCGACAGAGAACCCGCGGACCTATTTGCCGGATGTGGCGGCAACGTTGAACAATTTGGCGAATTTGCAAAAGGCTCAAAATAACGTAGAGAGTGCCCAGGCGAACTATGAAGAAGCGTTGGAGATCCGTCGCGACTTAGCGGCAGAGAACCCGCGGACCTATTTGCCCGATGTGGCGAAGACGTTGATTAACTTAAGCATTTTTTATTTGCAGGCTGTGCCTGATACAGATCGGTCTGTTGGTATGGCAGTGGAAGTGCTTGAGATTTTTCAGGATTTTCAGGAAATCCCCATTGTGGTGCGCTATGCAGAAACAGCTGTTCGGGTACTGCAGGCTAACGGTGTGGATATTTCGCAGCAACCCTAG
- a CDS encoding tetratricopeptide repeat protein has translation MFKRFNLANLQSDQNNVESAQANYEEALQSYRDLAAENPRTYLPDVATTLNNLANLQKDQNNVENAQANYEEALEIRRDLAAENPRTYLPDVAMTLSNLAILQKAQNNVESAQANCEEALQICRDLAAENPRIYLPDVATTLNNLAILQKAQNNVENAQANYEEALEIRRDLAAENPRIYLPDVATTLNNLAVLQSDQNNVESAQANYEEALEIRRDLAAENPRTYLPGVAMTLNNLAILQKAQNNVENAQANYEEALQSYRDLAAENPRTYLPDVATTLNNLANLQKAQNNVESAQANYEEALEIRRDLAAENPRTYLPGVAMTLNNLAILQSDQNNVESAQANYEEALEIRRDLAAENPRTYLPDVAMTLNNLAILQKAK, from the coding sequence ATTTTCAAGAGGTTTAATTTGGCGAATTTGCAATCGGATCAAAATAACGTAGAGAGTGCCCAGGCGAACTATGAAGAAGCGTTGCAGAGTTATCGCGACTTAGCGGCAGAGAACCCGCGAACCTATTTGCCGGATGTGGCGACGACGTTGAACAATTTGGCGAATTTGCAAAAGGATCAAAATAACGTAGAGAATGCCCAGGCGAACTATGAAGAAGCGTTGGAGATCCGTCGTGACTTAGCGGCAGAGAACCCGCGGACCTATTTGCCAGATGTGGCGATGACGTTGAGCAATTTGGCGATTTTGCAAAAGGCTCAAAATAACGTAGAGAGTGCTCAGGCGAACTGTGAAGAAGCGTTGCAAATCTGTCGCGACTTAGCGGCAGAGAACCCGCGGATCTATTTGCCGGATGTGGCGACAACGTTGAACAATTTGGCGATTTTGCAAAAGGCTCAAAATAACGTAGAGAATGCCCAGGCGAACTATGAAGAAGCGTTGGAGATCCGTCGCGACTTAGCGGCAGAGAACCCGCGGATCTATTTGCCGGATGTGGCGACAACGTTGAACAATTTGGCGGTTTTGCAATCGGATCAAAATAACGTAGAGAGTGCCCAGGCGAACTATGAAGAAGCGTTGGAGATCCGTCGCGACTTAGCGGCAGAGAACCCGCGGACCTATTTGCCGGGTGTGGCGATGACGTTGAACAATTTGGCGATTTTGCAAAAGGCTCAAAATAACGTAGAGAATGCCCAGGCGAACTATGAAGAAGCGTTGCAGAGTTATCGCGACTTAGCGGCAGAGAACCCGCGAACCTATTTGCCGGATGTGGCGACAACGTTGAACAATTTGGCGAATTTGCAAAAGGCTCAAAATAACGTAGAGAGTGCCCAGGCGAACTATGAAGAAGCGTTGGAGATCCGTCGCGACTTAGCGGCAGAGAACCCGCGGACCTATTTGCCGGGTGTGGCGATGACGTTGAACAATTTGGCGATTTTGCAATCGGATCAAAATAACGTAGAGAGTGCCCAGGCGAACTATGAAGAAGCGTTGGAGATCCGTCGCGACTTAGCGGCAGAGAACCCGCGGACCTATTTGCCGGATGTGGCGATGACGTTGAACAATTTGGCGATTTTGCAAAAGGCCAAATAA
- a CDS encoding tryptophan-rich sensory protein — protein MNAPKPTASPGLTLAIATLAAIIGTLVVNTLSNFLAPDGQNVGEIANTILSGVLITPANYAFAIWGLIYLGLIAYGTYQLKPNQRQTPTIQRVNQLLIIACVAQMLWIFLFTLQYFSLSILAMLGILLPLMGAYLALGIGQQRANRQRRWLAHYPFSIYLAWISVATVVNVASALYAAGWSGWGLSGTAWTSVMIVVSAAIAALVIFTRSDIPFTLIFLWAYGAIAARHGDVPSIWITAAGAALVLLVLLGIRRWQQTPPSKQAEL, from the coding sequence ATGAATGCCCCCAAGCCCACCGCATCACCCGGGTTAACACTTGCGATCGCCACCCTGGCTGCTATCATCGGCACCCTTGTGGTCAATACTCTGTCCAATTTCTTAGCCCCCGATGGCCAAAACGTGGGCGAAATTGCCAACACGATTTTGTCTGGGGTGCTCATTACCCCCGCCAACTACGCCTTCGCCATTTGGGGCCTGATTTACCTGGGCCTAATTGCCTACGGCACCTATCAGCTCAAACCCAACCAACGGCAAACTCCCACCATCCAGCGAGTGAACCAGCTGCTCATTATTGCCTGTGTCGCTCAAATGCTCTGGATTTTCCTGTTCACGCTGCAGTACTTTAGCCTGTCAATTTTGGCAATGCTGGGGATTTTGCTGCCGCTGATGGGTGCCTATCTTGCCTTAGGCATCGGCCAACAGCGCGCAAATCGTCAGCGGCGATGGCTGGCCCACTATCCCTTTAGCATCTATCTCGCCTGGATTTCAGTCGCCACGGTGGTGAATGTGGCCTCAGCCCTCTACGCTGCTGGCTGGAGTGGGTGGGGGTTAAGTGGCACTGCTTGGACAAGCGTGATGATTGTCGTTAGCGCCGCGATCGCCGCCCTCGTGATTTTCACCCGCAGCGACATTCCCTTTACCTTGATTTTTCTGTGGGCCTATGGAGCGATCGCCGCTCGCCATGGAGACGTTCCCTCCATTTGGATCACCGCTGCGGGGGCAGCCCTGGTGTTGCTAGTCTTGCTCGGGATCCGACGCTGGCAACAAACCCCGCCCTCAAAACAAGCTGAGCTGTGA
- a CDS encoding DUF72 domain-containing protein translates to MFYLGCAVWAFRDWVGDFYPVGAKSGDFLQLYGERLTAVEGNTTFYSIPDAATVDRWATQTPETFRFCPKIPRIYSHNGALVPHLKDAVMFLKTLQQLGPRLGPVFLQLPPSYGPDRLSDLAQFLTGWPRDEAPIAVEVRHLNWFQAPYANQLNGLLNRLGVGRALLDTRPMYDGQVDGLDDPQLASERRKPKVPLQPVVTASFCLVRYISHPDLNFNEPYLMEWVPRLHSWLQSGKTVYLFIHCPDEARSPGMARHFYEALKVTDPSLPSLPWDAIAPPASQLSLF, encoded by the coding sequence ATGTTTTATTTAGGCTGTGCCGTGTGGGCATTTCGAGACTGGGTGGGTGATTTTTACCCAGTCGGGGCAAAATCGGGTGACTTTTTGCAGCTTTATGGAGAGCGGCTAACGGCTGTAGAAGGCAATACAACGTTCTATTCCATTCCCGATGCCGCTACGGTAGATCGCTGGGCCACTCAAACCCCGGAAACGTTTCGCTTTTGCCCAAAAATTCCCCGCATCTATTCCCATAACGGGGCTTTAGTGCCTCACTTGAAAGATGCCGTGATGTTTCTGAAAACCTTGCAGCAGCTGGGTCCCCGGCTAGGCCCTGTCTTTCTACAGCTGCCCCCCAGCTATGGCCCAGACAGGTTATCTGATCTGGCCCAGTTCTTGACTGGCTGGCCCCGTGATGAAGCCCCCATTGCTGTCGAAGTGCGCCATTTAAATTGGTTTCAGGCTCCCTATGCCAACCAACTCAACGGTTTATTGAATCGTCTGGGGGTTGGGCGGGCCTTGTTAGATACTCGCCCTATGTATGACGGGCAAGTAGACGGTTTAGACGACCCTCAGCTGGCCTCGGAACGGCGTAAACCCAAGGTGCCGCTGCAGCCTGTGGTCACGGCTTCCTTTTGCTTGGTGCGCTACATCAGCCACCCTGATCTCAATTTCAATGAGCCGTATCTGATGGAGTGGGTGCCGCGACTTCACTCATGGCTGCAGTCGGGCAAAACGGTTTATCTGTTTATTCACTGCCCTGATGAGGCCCGCTCGCCTGGTATGGCCCGTCACTTTTACGAGGCGCTTAAGGTGACTGATCCATCCCTGCCGTCGCTGCCGTGGGATGCGATCGCCCCACCCGCTTCACAGCTCAGCTTGTTTTGA
- the msrP gene encoding protein-methionine-sulfoxide reductase catalytic subunit MsrP produces MAFIHIPKSWQLPESAATPESAFWNRRKFLKTLVGAGIGTSALSLGACQQAGDIAPDLRKTLGRSLERVTPNPDFRDAGRPITDQAYASSYNNFYEFGGTKNIWANAQKLPTDPWTLEVTGLVKNPRTYDLDDLTQRFPLEERVYRFRCVEAWAMVVPWVGFPMRSLIKEVEPTSAAKFVRLTSFYDSKITSGPAWEFALNLPWPYVEGLRIEEMANELAFFAVGIYGRTLPKQHGAPIRMVIPWKYGFKGGKSIVKIEFLDQQPATYWNTISPNEYGFEANVNPDVPHPRWSQATEKIVGTNTNPFNWERQPTVIYNGYGDYVADLYA; encoded by the coding sequence ATGGCTTTTATCCACATTCCGAAGTCCTGGCAACTGCCCGAAAGTGCTGCCACCCCTGAGTCTGCTTTTTGGAACCGCCGTAAATTTCTCAAGACCCTGGTGGGGGCCGGGATTGGCACCTCAGCCTTGTCTTTAGGAGCCTGTCAGCAGGCTGGTGACATTGCCCCTGATCTCCGCAAAACTCTAGGTCGCTCATTAGAGCGTGTCACCCCCAACCCCGACTTTCGAGATGCGGGGCGTCCGATTACGGATCAAGCCTACGCTAGCAGCTATAACAACTTCTACGAATTTGGGGGTACGAAAAATATTTGGGCCAATGCCCAGAAGTTACCCACCGATCCCTGGACGTTGGAAGTCACCGGATTGGTGAAGAATCCTCGCACCTATGACCTGGATGATCTGACCCAACGATTTCCTTTAGAAGAGCGCGTTTATCGGTTTCGCTGCGTAGAAGCCTGGGCCATGGTGGTGCCATGGGTTGGGTTCCCCATGCGATCGCTCATAAAAGAGGTTGAACCCACCAGTGCTGCCAAGTTTGTCCGCTTGACGTCTTTTTATGACTCTAAAATCACCTCTGGGCCAGCCTGGGAGTTTGCCTTAAACCTGCCCTGGCCTTATGTCGAAGGGTTACGCATTGAGGAAATGGCGAACGAATTGGCCTTTTTTGCCGTCGGGATCTATGGCCGCACGCTACCCAAACAGCATGGCGCCCCAATTCGTATGGTGATTCCCTGGAAATACGGCTTTAAGGGCGGCAAATCCATCGTCAAGATTGAGTTTCTTGACCAACAGCCCGCAACGTACTGGAATACGATTTCACCCAATGAATATGGATTTGAGGCCAACGTTAATCCAGACGTTCCGCATCCCCGCTGGTCACAAGCGACGGAAAAAATTGTGGGCACCAACACGAATCCATTCAACTGGGAAAGACAGCCTACGGTGATTTACAACGGGTATGGCGACTACGTGGCCGATTTGTACGCATAA
- a CDS encoding RusA family crossover junction endodeoxyribonuclease — MLPFEFILPGRPVSNQTKDKTRLKAWQAKVRHVAARMWERDCPCEESVRMKLTYYFEAPSGKEDNVPDSDNVVKPIREALVDIVYHSDYQVTDVVSRRRNLNGSFRVKGMSPILAEGFIQGVEFVHVRIEIAPDPADLS, encoded by the coding sequence GTGCTACCTTTCGAGTTCATCCTGCCCGGTCGACCCGTTTCCAACCAAACTAAAGACAAGACTCGCCTTAAGGCATGGCAAGCGAAGGTACGCCATGTAGCAGCCCGCATGTGGGAACGCGACTGCCCCTGCGAAGAGTCTGTGCGGATGAAACTAACCTACTACTTCGAAGCCCCCAGTGGTAAAGAGGATAATGTACCCGATAGCGACAATGTTGTAAAACCGATTCGGGAAGCCCTGGTGGATATCGTGTATCACTCTGATTATCAGGTGACAGATGTCGTCAGCCGTCGCCGCAATCTCAATGGTTCGTTCAGAGTCAAAGGCATGTCTCCTATACTGGCGGAAGGCTTTATTCAGGGAGTAGAATTTGTCCATGTTAGGATCGAAATAGCCCCGGATCCGGCTGACTTAAGCTAG